A genomic region of Denticeps clupeoides chromosome 17, fDenClu1.1, whole genome shotgun sequence contains the following coding sequences:
- the LOC114766592 gene encoding FYVE, RhoGEF and PH domain-containing protein 4-like isoform X3: MSDFRRTALRRRTKPGEGSGSGDPPEECAERAAGQRRAEDEDAGVGVKIAHSEAVSSTRPETKGFNGRTSGRRPSLQPRPDVPPKPPHLQSPVTTLTNPLGKTPPIRKKMEEGEGGGGGARAVGGAGEGPGKGRVLNLISRFEENSQSDVSRLSPNASPRKQLSSPAHRGPGRGAEPREETPAQATPLRPLPTPPKAAGAANGLPPGKTRGPMVNGNGVLETDGAPTHTPAHTHTAGRREEREEQHEPRTSSMEHKETNDQKLYKIASELLQTEKAYVARLNLLDKVFCCKLMEEANKGTFPSDVVKGIFSNITSIHAFHSQFLLPDLEKRMGEWDSAQRIGDILQKLTPFLKMYAEYVKNFDHAMELLKHWSDRSPPFKAIILDIQSQEACGSLTLQHHMLEPVQRVPRYEMLLKDYLKKLPEDHADRPDAQKSLEIIGTAATHSNTAIRKSENLKKLLEIYEMLGEEDDIVNASNEFIKEGHILKLAARNTSAMDRYLFLFNNMLLYCVPKFSLVGQKFTVRTRIGIDGMKVKETYNEDYPHTFQVSGKERTLELQASSEQDKEDWIKAFQSTIEIFNQKNETFKNALKEVEEVSTAELGKRAPRWIRDNEVTLCMKCKEPFNALTRRRHHCRACGYVVCWKCSDNKVPLEYDGMKMSKVCRDCYCILTGHTDSEDAGVKRRGILEIEAAQFSGSSIMCGFLQYSEKNKPSQKVWCVIPETEGLVLYLYGAPQDVKAQGTIPLLGYMVEDTQRSGDALASFRLTQSKSLHSFGAESEEVKQRWLRVIRVAVTGEVPVRDHQILDSAHPAELAQEPSADGMRGNTSE, translated from the exons ATGAGCGACTTCAGGCGCACCGCGCTACGCCGGAGGACGAAGCCCGGAGAGGGGTCGGGCTCCGGGGACCCGCCTGAGGAGTGCGCAG AACGGGCCGCCGGACAGAGACGCGCCGAGGATGAGGACGCCGGCGTCGGGGTGAAGATCGCGCACAGCGAAG CGGTCAGCAGCACACGACCGGAGACGAAGGGATTCAATGGAAGAACGTCGGGCCGCCGACCCTCTCTACAACCCAGACCAGACg TGCCTCCGAAGCCACCTCACCTCCAGAGCCCGGTGACAACACTCACGAACCCCCTGGGCAAGACTCCACCCATCAGAAAGAAGATGGAGGAAGGAGAGGGGGGCGGAGGTGGAGCCAGggctgtgggcggggccggggAAGGGCCGGGGAAGGGCCGAGTGTTGAACCTGATCAGCCGTTTTGAGGAGAACAG TCAGTCGGACGTCAGCAGACTCAGCCCGAACGCGTCGCCACGGAAACAGCTCAGCAGCCCCGCGCACCGGGGGCCGGGGCGAGGAGCGGAGCCCAGAGAGGAGACCCCggcgcaggccacgcccctccgGCCCCTGCCTACACCCCCCAAAGCTGCCGGCGCCGCCAACGGTCTCCCGCCCGGCAAAACGCGGGGACCCATGGTGAACGGGAACGGGGTGCTGGAGACGGACGGGGCGCCGACACACACtcccgcccacacacacaccgcggGGAGACgcgaggagagagaggagcaaCATGAGCCGAGGACGAGCAGCATGGagcacaag GAGACCAATGACCAGAAACTCTACAAAATCGCCAGTGAGCTGCTGCAGACGGAGAAGGCGTACGTGGCGCGCCTCAACCTCCTGGACAAG gtattCTGCTGTAAGCTGATGGAAGAGGCAAATAAGGGGACGTTCCCATCAGACGTGGTGAAGGGAATCTTCTCCAACATCACCTCCATCCACGCCTTCCACAGTCAGTTCCTCCTTCCGGACCTGGAGAAACGCATGGGCGAatg GGACTCGGCGCAGAGGATCGGCGACATCCTGCAGAAGCTCACGCCCTTCCTGAAGATGTACGCCGAGTACGTGAAGAACTTTGACCACGCCATGGAGCTGCTGAAGCACTGGAGCGACCGCTCGCCGCCATTCAAGGCCATAATCCTCGACATTCag aGCCAGGAGGCGTGTGGGAGTCTCACGCTGCAGCACCACATGTTGGAACCGGTGCAGAGGGTTCCGCGCTATGAGATGCTGCTGAAGGACTACCTGAAGAAGCTACCAGAGGACCACGCCGACCGGCCTGATGCTCAGA AGTCTCTGGAGATCATCGGGACGGCAGCCACACACTCCAACACGGCCATCCGCAAATCT GAGAACCTGAAGAAGCTCCTGGAGATCTACGAAATGCTGGGCGAGGAGGACGACATCGTGAACGCCTCCAACGAGTTCATCAAGGAGGGACACATCCTGAAACTGGCCGCCCGGAACACGTCGGCGATGGACAGATACCTCTTCCTG TTCAACAACATGCTGCTGTACTGCGTACCCAAGTTCAGCCTGGTGGGGCAGAAGTTCACGGTGCGAACGCGGATCGGCATCGACGGGATGAAGGTCAAGGAGACGTACAACGAAGACTATCCTCACACCTTCCAGGTGTCCGGGAAGGAGCGCACGCTGGAGCTGCAGGCGAGCTCCGAGCAGGACAAGGAGGACTGGATCAAG GCATTCCAGAGCACGATAGAGATCTTCAACCAGAAGAACGAGACTTTTAAAAACGCtctgaaggaggtggaggaagtgTCT acggCTGAACTTGGGAAGCGAGCTCCTCGCTGGATCAGGGACAACGAGGTCACGCTGTGCATGAAGTGCAAGGAGCCGTTCAACGCGCTGACGCGCCGGCGCCACCACTGCCGAGCGTGTGGATAC GTGGTGTGCTGGAAGTGCTCCGACAACAAAGTTCCCCTGGAGTACGACGGCATGAAGATGAGTAAAGTTTGCCGGGACTGTTACTGCATCCTGACCGGCCACACCGACAGCGAGGACGCGGGGGTGAAAAGGCGAGGGATCCTGGAG ATCGAGGCGGCTCAGTTCTCGGGCAGCAGCATCATGTGCGGCTTCCTGCAGTACTCCGAGAAGAACAAACCCTCGCAGAAGGTCTGGTGCGTGATTCCGGAGACGGAGGGCCTGGTGCTCTACCTGTACGGAGCACCGCAG gACGTGAAGGCTCAGGGCACCATCCCGCTGCTCGGCTACATGGTAGAGGACACGCAGCGATCCGGCGACGCCCTGGCCAGCTTCCGTCTCACTCAGTCCAAGTCCCTGCACAGCTTCGGCGCCGAGAGCGAGGAGGTCAAGCAGCGCTGGCTTCGGGTCATCCGGGTGGCGGTGACCGGCGAGGTGCCCGTCCGCGACCACCAGATACTGGACTCCGCCCACCCCGCGGAGCTCGCCCAGGAGCCCAGCGCAGACGGGATGCGAGGAAATACGAGCGAGTAA
- the LOC114766592 gene encoding FYVE, RhoGEF and PH domain-containing protein 4-like isoform X7: MSDFRRTALRRRTKPGEGSGSGDPPEECAAVSSTRPETKGFNGRTSGRRPSLQPRPDVPPKPPHLQSPVTTLTNPLGKTPPIRKKMEEGEGGGGGARAVGGAGEGPGKGRVLNLISRFEENSQSDVSRLSPNASPRKQLSSPAHRGPGRGAEPREETPAQATPLRPLPTPPKAAGAANGLPPGKTRGPMVNGNGVLETDGAPTHTPAHTHTAGRREEREEQHEPRTSSMEHKETNDQKLYKIASELLQTEKAYVARLNLLDKVFCCKLMEEANKGTFPSDVVKGIFSNITSIHAFHSQFLLPDLEKRMGEWDSAQRIGDILQKLTPFLKMYAEYVKNFDHAMELLKHWSDRSPPFKAIILDIQSQEACGSLTLQHHMLEPVQRVPRYEMLLKDYLKKLPEDHADRPDAQKSLEIIGTAATHSNTAIRKSENLKKLLEIYEMLGEEDDIVNASNEFIKEGHILKLAARNTSAMDRYLFLFNNMLLYCVPKFSLVGQKFTVRTRIGIDGMKVKETYNEDYPHTFQVSGKERTLELQASSEQDKEDWIKAFQSTIEIFNQKNETFKNALKEVEEVSTAELGKRAPRWIRDNEVTLCMKCKEPFNALTRRRHHCRACGYVVCWKCSDNKVPLEYDGMKMSKVCRDCYCILTGHTDSEDAGVKRRGILEIEAAQFSGSSIMCGFLQYSEKNKPSQKVWCVIPETEGLVLYLYGAPQDVKAQGTIPLLGYMVEDTQRSGDALASFRLTQSKSLHSFGAESEEVKQRWLRVIRVAVTGEVPVRDHQILDSAHPAELAQEPSADGMRGNTSE, encoded by the exons ATGAGCGACTTCAGGCGCACCGCGCTACGCCGGAGGACGAAGCCCGGAGAGGGGTCGGGCTCCGGGGACCCGCCTGAGGAGTGCGCAG CGGTCAGCAGCACACGACCGGAGACGAAGGGATTCAATGGAAGAACGTCGGGCCGCCGACCCTCTCTACAACCCAGACCAGACg TGCCTCCGAAGCCACCTCACCTCCAGAGCCCGGTGACAACACTCACGAACCCCCTGGGCAAGACTCCACCCATCAGAAAGAAGATGGAGGAAGGAGAGGGGGGCGGAGGTGGAGCCAGggctgtgggcggggccggggAAGGGCCGGGGAAGGGCCGAGTGTTGAACCTGATCAGCCGTTTTGAGGAGAACAG TCAGTCGGACGTCAGCAGACTCAGCCCGAACGCGTCGCCACGGAAACAGCTCAGCAGCCCCGCGCACCGGGGGCCGGGGCGAGGAGCGGAGCCCAGAGAGGAGACCCCggcgcaggccacgcccctccgGCCCCTGCCTACACCCCCCAAAGCTGCCGGCGCCGCCAACGGTCTCCCGCCCGGCAAAACGCGGGGACCCATGGTGAACGGGAACGGGGTGCTGGAGACGGACGGGGCGCCGACACACACtcccgcccacacacacaccgcggGGAGACgcgaggagagagaggagcaaCATGAGCCGAGGACGAGCAGCATGGagcacaag GAGACCAATGACCAGAAACTCTACAAAATCGCCAGTGAGCTGCTGCAGACGGAGAAGGCGTACGTGGCGCGCCTCAACCTCCTGGACAAG gtattCTGCTGTAAGCTGATGGAAGAGGCAAATAAGGGGACGTTCCCATCAGACGTGGTGAAGGGAATCTTCTCCAACATCACCTCCATCCACGCCTTCCACAGTCAGTTCCTCCTTCCGGACCTGGAGAAACGCATGGGCGAatg GGACTCGGCGCAGAGGATCGGCGACATCCTGCAGAAGCTCACGCCCTTCCTGAAGATGTACGCCGAGTACGTGAAGAACTTTGACCACGCCATGGAGCTGCTGAAGCACTGGAGCGACCGCTCGCCGCCATTCAAGGCCATAATCCTCGACATTCag aGCCAGGAGGCGTGTGGGAGTCTCACGCTGCAGCACCACATGTTGGAACCGGTGCAGAGGGTTCCGCGCTATGAGATGCTGCTGAAGGACTACCTGAAGAAGCTACCAGAGGACCACGCCGACCGGCCTGATGCTCAGA AGTCTCTGGAGATCATCGGGACGGCAGCCACACACTCCAACACGGCCATCCGCAAATCT GAGAACCTGAAGAAGCTCCTGGAGATCTACGAAATGCTGGGCGAGGAGGACGACATCGTGAACGCCTCCAACGAGTTCATCAAGGAGGGACACATCCTGAAACTGGCCGCCCGGAACACGTCGGCGATGGACAGATACCTCTTCCTG TTCAACAACATGCTGCTGTACTGCGTACCCAAGTTCAGCCTGGTGGGGCAGAAGTTCACGGTGCGAACGCGGATCGGCATCGACGGGATGAAGGTCAAGGAGACGTACAACGAAGACTATCCTCACACCTTCCAGGTGTCCGGGAAGGAGCGCACGCTGGAGCTGCAGGCGAGCTCCGAGCAGGACAAGGAGGACTGGATCAAG GCATTCCAGAGCACGATAGAGATCTTCAACCAGAAGAACGAGACTTTTAAAAACGCtctgaaggaggtggaggaagtgTCT acggCTGAACTTGGGAAGCGAGCTCCTCGCTGGATCAGGGACAACGAGGTCACGCTGTGCATGAAGTGCAAGGAGCCGTTCAACGCGCTGACGCGCCGGCGCCACCACTGCCGAGCGTGTGGATAC GTGGTGTGCTGGAAGTGCTCCGACAACAAAGTTCCCCTGGAGTACGACGGCATGAAGATGAGTAAAGTTTGCCGGGACTGTTACTGCATCCTGACCGGCCACACCGACAGCGAGGACGCGGGGGTGAAAAGGCGAGGGATCCTGGAG ATCGAGGCGGCTCAGTTCTCGGGCAGCAGCATCATGTGCGGCTTCCTGCAGTACTCCGAGAAGAACAAACCCTCGCAGAAGGTCTGGTGCGTGATTCCGGAGACGGAGGGCCTGGTGCTCTACCTGTACGGAGCACCGCAG gACGTGAAGGCTCAGGGCACCATCCCGCTGCTCGGCTACATGGTAGAGGACACGCAGCGATCCGGCGACGCCCTGGCCAGCTTCCGTCTCACTCAGTCCAAGTCCCTGCACAGCTTCGGCGCCGAGAGCGAGGAGGTCAAGCAGCGCTGGCTTCGGGTCATCCGGGTGGCGGTGACCGGCGAGGTGCCCGTCCGCGACCACCAGATACTGGACTCCGCCCACCCCGCGGAGCTCGCCCAGGAGCCCAGCGCAGACGGGATGCGAGGAAATACGAGCGAGTAA
- the LOC114766592 gene encoding FYVE, RhoGEF and PH domain-containing protein 4-like isoform X5, producing the protein MDCLGSGHWKSRLRRVASERAAGQRRAEDEDAGVGVKIAHSEAVSSTRPETKGFNGRTSGRRPSLQPRPDVPPKPPHLQSPVTTLTNPLGKTPPIRKKMEEGEGGGGGARAVGGAGEGPGKGRVLNLISRFEENSQSDVSRLSPNASPRKQLSSPAHRGPGRGAEPREETPAQATPLRPLPTPPKAAGAANGLPPGKTRGPMVNGNGVLETDGAPTHTPAHTHTAGRREEREEQHEPRTSSMEHKETNDQKLYKIASELLQTEKAYVARLNLLDKVFCCKLMEEANKGTFPSDVVKGIFSNITSIHAFHSQFLLPDLEKRMGEWDSAQRIGDILQKLTPFLKMYAEYVKNFDHAMELLKHWSDRSPPFKAIILDIQSQEACGSLTLQHHMLEPVQRVPRYEMLLKDYLKKLPEDHADRPDAQKSLEIIGTAATHSNTAIRKSENLKKLLEIYEMLGEEDDIVNASNEFIKEGHILKLAARNTSAMDRYLFLFNNMLLYCVPKFSLVGQKFTVRTRIGIDGMKVKETYNEDYPHTFQVSGKERTLELQASSEQDKEDWIKAFQSTIEIFNQKNETFKNALKEVEEVSTAELGKRAPRWIRDNEVTLCMKCKEPFNALTRRRHHCRACGYVVCWKCSDNKVPLEYDGMKMSKVCRDCYCILTGHTDSEDAGVKRRGILEIEAAQFSGSSIMCGFLQYSEKNKPSQKVWCVIPETEGLVLYLYGAPQDVKAQGTIPLLGYMVEDTQRSGDALASFRLTQSKSLHSFGAESEEVKQRWLRVIRVAVTGEVPVRDHQILDSAHPAELAQEPSADGMRGNTSE; encoded by the exons ATGGACTGCTTAGGCAGCGGGCACTGGAAGTCTCGTCTGCGGCGCGTGGCTTCGG AACGGGCCGCCGGACAGAGACGCGCCGAGGATGAGGACGCCGGCGTCGGGGTGAAGATCGCGCACAGCGAAG CGGTCAGCAGCACACGACCGGAGACGAAGGGATTCAATGGAAGAACGTCGGGCCGCCGACCCTCTCTACAACCCAGACCAGACg TGCCTCCGAAGCCACCTCACCTCCAGAGCCCGGTGACAACACTCACGAACCCCCTGGGCAAGACTCCACCCATCAGAAAGAAGATGGAGGAAGGAGAGGGGGGCGGAGGTGGAGCCAGggctgtgggcggggccggggAAGGGCCGGGGAAGGGCCGAGTGTTGAACCTGATCAGCCGTTTTGAGGAGAACAG TCAGTCGGACGTCAGCAGACTCAGCCCGAACGCGTCGCCACGGAAACAGCTCAGCAGCCCCGCGCACCGGGGGCCGGGGCGAGGAGCGGAGCCCAGAGAGGAGACCCCggcgcaggccacgcccctccgGCCCCTGCCTACACCCCCCAAAGCTGCCGGCGCCGCCAACGGTCTCCCGCCCGGCAAAACGCGGGGACCCATGGTGAACGGGAACGGGGTGCTGGAGACGGACGGGGCGCCGACACACACtcccgcccacacacacaccgcggGGAGACgcgaggagagagaggagcaaCATGAGCCGAGGACGAGCAGCATGGagcacaag GAGACCAATGACCAGAAACTCTACAAAATCGCCAGTGAGCTGCTGCAGACGGAGAAGGCGTACGTGGCGCGCCTCAACCTCCTGGACAAG gtattCTGCTGTAAGCTGATGGAAGAGGCAAATAAGGGGACGTTCCCATCAGACGTGGTGAAGGGAATCTTCTCCAACATCACCTCCATCCACGCCTTCCACAGTCAGTTCCTCCTTCCGGACCTGGAGAAACGCATGGGCGAatg GGACTCGGCGCAGAGGATCGGCGACATCCTGCAGAAGCTCACGCCCTTCCTGAAGATGTACGCCGAGTACGTGAAGAACTTTGACCACGCCATGGAGCTGCTGAAGCACTGGAGCGACCGCTCGCCGCCATTCAAGGCCATAATCCTCGACATTCag aGCCAGGAGGCGTGTGGGAGTCTCACGCTGCAGCACCACATGTTGGAACCGGTGCAGAGGGTTCCGCGCTATGAGATGCTGCTGAAGGACTACCTGAAGAAGCTACCAGAGGACCACGCCGACCGGCCTGATGCTCAGA AGTCTCTGGAGATCATCGGGACGGCAGCCACACACTCCAACACGGCCATCCGCAAATCT GAGAACCTGAAGAAGCTCCTGGAGATCTACGAAATGCTGGGCGAGGAGGACGACATCGTGAACGCCTCCAACGAGTTCATCAAGGAGGGACACATCCTGAAACTGGCCGCCCGGAACACGTCGGCGATGGACAGATACCTCTTCCTG TTCAACAACATGCTGCTGTACTGCGTACCCAAGTTCAGCCTGGTGGGGCAGAAGTTCACGGTGCGAACGCGGATCGGCATCGACGGGATGAAGGTCAAGGAGACGTACAACGAAGACTATCCTCACACCTTCCAGGTGTCCGGGAAGGAGCGCACGCTGGAGCTGCAGGCGAGCTCCGAGCAGGACAAGGAGGACTGGATCAAG GCATTCCAGAGCACGATAGAGATCTTCAACCAGAAGAACGAGACTTTTAAAAACGCtctgaaggaggtggaggaagtgTCT acggCTGAACTTGGGAAGCGAGCTCCTCGCTGGATCAGGGACAACGAGGTCACGCTGTGCATGAAGTGCAAGGAGCCGTTCAACGCGCTGACGCGCCGGCGCCACCACTGCCGAGCGTGTGGATAC GTGGTGTGCTGGAAGTGCTCCGACAACAAAGTTCCCCTGGAGTACGACGGCATGAAGATGAGTAAAGTTTGCCGGGACTGTTACTGCATCCTGACCGGCCACACCGACAGCGAGGACGCGGGGGTGAAAAGGCGAGGGATCCTGGAG ATCGAGGCGGCTCAGTTCTCGGGCAGCAGCATCATGTGCGGCTTCCTGCAGTACTCCGAGAAGAACAAACCCTCGCAGAAGGTCTGGTGCGTGATTCCGGAGACGGAGGGCCTGGTGCTCTACCTGTACGGAGCACCGCAG gACGTGAAGGCTCAGGGCACCATCCCGCTGCTCGGCTACATGGTAGAGGACACGCAGCGATCCGGCGACGCCCTGGCCAGCTTCCGTCTCACTCAGTCCAAGTCCCTGCACAGCTTCGGCGCCGAGAGCGAGGAGGTCAAGCAGCGCTGGCTTCGGGTCATCCGGGTGGCGGTGACCGGCGAGGTGCCCGTCCGCGACCACCAGATACTGGACTCCGCCCACCCCGCGGAGCTCGCCCAGGAGCCCAGCGCAGACGGGATGCGAGGAAATACGAGCGAGTAA
- the LOC114766592 gene encoding FYVE, RhoGEF and PH domain-containing protein 4-like isoform X8, which translates to MDCLGSGHWKSRLRRVASAVSSTRPETKGFNGRTSGRRPSLQPRPDVPPKPPHLQSPVTTLTNPLGKTPPIRKKMEEGEGGGGGARAVGGAGEGPGKGRVLNLISRFEENSQSDVSRLSPNASPRKQLSSPAHRGPGRGAEPREETPAQATPLRPLPTPPKAAGAANGLPPGKTRGPMVNGNGVLETDGAPTHTPAHTHTAGRREEREEQHEPRTSSMEHKETNDQKLYKIASELLQTEKAYVARLNLLDKVFCCKLMEEANKGTFPSDVVKGIFSNITSIHAFHSQFLLPDLEKRMGEWDSAQRIGDILQKLTPFLKMYAEYVKNFDHAMELLKHWSDRSPPFKAIILDIQSQEACGSLTLQHHMLEPVQRVPRYEMLLKDYLKKLPEDHADRPDAQKSLEIIGTAATHSNTAIRKSENLKKLLEIYEMLGEEDDIVNASNEFIKEGHILKLAARNTSAMDRYLFLFNNMLLYCVPKFSLVGQKFTVRTRIGIDGMKVKETYNEDYPHTFQVSGKERTLELQASSEQDKEDWIKAFQSTIEIFNQKNETFKNALKEVEEVSTAELGKRAPRWIRDNEVTLCMKCKEPFNALTRRRHHCRACGYVVCWKCSDNKVPLEYDGMKMSKVCRDCYCILTGHTDSEDAGVKRRGILEIEAAQFSGSSIMCGFLQYSEKNKPSQKVWCVIPETEGLVLYLYGAPQDVKAQGTIPLLGYMVEDTQRSGDALASFRLTQSKSLHSFGAESEEVKQRWLRVIRVAVTGEVPVRDHQILDSAHPAELAQEPSADGMRGNTSE; encoded by the exons ATGGACTGCTTAGGCAGCGGGCACTGGAAGTCTCGTCTGCGGCGCGTGGCTTCGG CGGTCAGCAGCACACGACCGGAGACGAAGGGATTCAATGGAAGAACGTCGGGCCGCCGACCCTCTCTACAACCCAGACCAGACg TGCCTCCGAAGCCACCTCACCTCCAGAGCCCGGTGACAACACTCACGAACCCCCTGGGCAAGACTCCACCCATCAGAAAGAAGATGGAGGAAGGAGAGGGGGGCGGAGGTGGAGCCAGggctgtgggcggggccggggAAGGGCCGGGGAAGGGCCGAGTGTTGAACCTGATCAGCCGTTTTGAGGAGAACAG TCAGTCGGACGTCAGCAGACTCAGCCCGAACGCGTCGCCACGGAAACAGCTCAGCAGCCCCGCGCACCGGGGGCCGGGGCGAGGAGCGGAGCCCAGAGAGGAGACCCCggcgcaggccacgcccctccgGCCCCTGCCTACACCCCCCAAAGCTGCCGGCGCCGCCAACGGTCTCCCGCCCGGCAAAACGCGGGGACCCATGGTGAACGGGAACGGGGTGCTGGAGACGGACGGGGCGCCGACACACACtcccgcccacacacacaccgcggGGAGACgcgaggagagagaggagcaaCATGAGCCGAGGACGAGCAGCATGGagcacaag GAGACCAATGACCAGAAACTCTACAAAATCGCCAGTGAGCTGCTGCAGACGGAGAAGGCGTACGTGGCGCGCCTCAACCTCCTGGACAAG gtattCTGCTGTAAGCTGATGGAAGAGGCAAATAAGGGGACGTTCCCATCAGACGTGGTGAAGGGAATCTTCTCCAACATCACCTCCATCCACGCCTTCCACAGTCAGTTCCTCCTTCCGGACCTGGAGAAACGCATGGGCGAatg GGACTCGGCGCAGAGGATCGGCGACATCCTGCAGAAGCTCACGCCCTTCCTGAAGATGTACGCCGAGTACGTGAAGAACTTTGACCACGCCATGGAGCTGCTGAAGCACTGGAGCGACCGCTCGCCGCCATTCAAGGCCATAATCCTCGACATTCag aGCCAGGAGGCGTGTGGGAGTCTCACGCTGCAGCACCACATGTTGGAACCGGTGCAGAGGGTTCCGCGCTATGAGATGCTGCTGAAGGACTACCTGAAGAAGCTACCAGAGGACCACGCCGACCGGCCTGATGCTCAGA AGTCTCTGGAGATCATCGGGACGGCAGCCACACACTCCAACACGGCCATCCGCAAATCT GAGAACCTGAAGAAGCTCCTGGAGATCTACGAAATGCTGGGCGAGGAGGACGACATCGTGAACGCCTCCAACGAGTTCATCAAGGAGGGACACATCCTGAAACTGGCCGCCCGGAACACGTCGGCGATGGACAGATACCTCTTCCTG TTCAACAACATGCTGCTGTACTGCGTACCCAAGTTCAGCCTGGTGGGGCAGAAGTTCACGGTGCGAACGCGGATCGGCATCGACGGGATGAAGGTCAAGGAGACGTACAACGAAGACTATCCTCACACCTTCCAGGTGTCCGGGAAGGAGCGCACGCTGGAGCTGCAGGCGAGCTCCGAGCAGGACAAGGAGGACTGGATCAAG GCATTCCAGAGCACGATAGAGATCTTCAACCAGAAGAACGAGACTTTTAAAAACGCtctgaaggaggtggaggaagtgTCT acggCTGAACTTGGGAAGCGAGCTCCTCGCTGGATCAGGGACAACGAGGTCACGCTGTGCATGAAGTGCAAGGAGCCGTTCAACGCGCTGACGCGCCGGCGCCACCACTGCCGAGCGTGTGGATAC GTGGTGTGCTGGAAGTGCTCCGACAACAAAGTTCCCCTGGAGTACGACGGCATGAAGATGAGTAAAGTTTGCCGGGACTGTTACTGCATCCTGACCGGCCACACCGACAGCGAGGACGCGGGGGTGAAAAGGCGAGGGATCCTGGAG ATCGAGGCGGCTCAGTTCTCGGGCAGCAGCATCATGTGCGGCTTCCTGCAGTACTCCGAGAAGAACAAACCCTCGCAGAAGGTCTGGTGCGTGATTCCGGAGACGGAGGGCCTGGTGCTCTACCTGTACGGAGCACCGCAG gACGTGAAGGCTCAGGGCACCATCCCGCTGCTCGGCTACATGGTAGAGGACACGCAGCGATCCGGCGACGCCCTGGCCAGCTTCCGTCTCACTCAGTCCAAGTCCCTGCACAGCTTCGGCGCCGAGAGCGAGGAGGTCAAGCAGCGCTGGCTTCGGGTCATCCGGGTGGCGGTGACCGGCGAGGTGCCCGTCCGCGACCACCAGATACTGGACTCCGCCCACCCCGCGGAGCTCGCCCAGGAGCCCAGCGCAGACGGGATGCGAGGAAATACGAGCGAGTAA